A genomic segment from Actinoplanes sichuanensis encodes:
- a CDS encoding SigE family RNA polymerase sigma factor produces MKGSEEDEFREFVGTRMERWRRAAFLLCHDWHLADDLVGTVVGKLYENWRRVSAADNPEAYAQRVLTRAWIDERRRPWRREHPADDVPDPGWTPPDQVGDREQLIGLLSRLGRRQRAVVVLRFYFDRSVEETAELLGISAGTVKSQSARALEALRTVSFVSGRRQ; encoded by the coding sequence GTGAAAGGGTCCGAGGAGGACGAGTTCCGGGAGTTCGTGGGGACCCGGATGGAACGGTGGCGGCGGGCCGCGTTCCTGCTCTGCCATGACTGGCATCTGGCCGATGACCTGGTCGGAACCGTCGTGGGCAAGCTCTACGAGAACTGGCGGCGGGTGTCGGCCGCCGACAATCCGGAGGCGTACGCACAGCGTGTACTCACCCGGGCCTGGATCGACGAGCGCCGCCGACCGTGGCGGCGCGAACACCCGGCCGACGACGTGCCTGATCCGGGGTGGACTCCGCCCGATCAGGTCGGCGACCGGGAGCAGCTGATCGGGCTGCTGTCCCGGCTCGGGCGGCGGCAGCGGGCCGTCGTCGTCCTGCGGTTCTACTTCGATCGGTCGGTCGAGGAGACCGCGGAGCTGCTCGGGATCTCCGCGGGCACGGTCAAGAGCCAGTCGGCGCGGGCCTTGGAGGCACTGCGCACAGTCAGCTTCGTCTCGGGGAGGCGGCAGTGA
- a CDS encoding helix-turn-helix domain-containing protein has translation MKDLAVRLAALDADASAAVQVIAYFDGLVEAGAGLQSIVRGAAVLAGCPARLDDTVRRVHIRVLPDGTAAAGTPDDDAWPGADAGTATLRLERSGTAGPVDAMVLERAAAAARTVLDRTRGRAPATDQPAMIELLVDPAAPADARLRAARLLGLAAGGTAYAMVFHGGEVRILNRDADPPRGRAGIGPAGPILDLPVSHDGARVAVRFTAAGTDEDPGKTIISYAELGALTMLTQVPEPGAVPDVRVLEQAAAPWLLPTLHAVTATTSLRAAATRLRLHHSTLQDRVVQAEHLLGWSLRDPDGLLRTHLALVLRRLHRNPVSR, from the coding sequence ATGAAGGACCTGGCGGTACGTCTCGCCGCGCTGGACGCCGACGCCAGCGCGGCCGTTCAGGTGATCGCCTACTTCGACGGGCTGGTCGAGGCGGGCGCCGGGCTGCAGAGCATCGTGCGGGGTGCGGCCGTGCTGGCCGGATGCCCGGCCCGGCTCGACGACACGGTGCGGCGGGTGCACATCCGGGTGCTGCCGGACGGCACCGCCGCAGCGGGAACGCCTGATGACGACGCCTGGCCGGGAGCCGACGCGGGCACCGCCACGCTGCGGCTGGAGCGGTCCGGGACGGCCGGGCCGGTCGACGCGATGGTGCTGGAACGCGCCGCGGCGGCCGCCCGCACGGTGCTCGACCGGACCCGGGGTCGGGCGCCCGCCACCGACCAGCCGGCGATGATCGAACTGCTCGTCGACCCGGCCGCTCCGGCCGACGCCCGGCTGCGGGCCGCCCGGCTCCTCGGTCTCGCGGCCGGCGGGACGGCGTACGCCATGGTCTTTCACGGCGGTGAGGTCCGCATCCTGAACAGGGACGCGGATCCGCCGCGCGGCCGGGCCGGGATCGGCCCGGCCGGACCGATCCTCGACCTTCCGGTCTCGCACGACGGGGCGCGCGTCGCGGTCCGGTTCACCGCCGCCGGCACCGACGAGGATCCCGGCAAAACCATCATCTCGTACGCCGAACTGGGCGCCCTGACAATGCTGACGCAGGTTCCCGAACCCGGTGCTGTGCCGGACGTCCGGGTTCTGGAGCAGGCCGCCGCCCCGTGGCTGCTGCCGACCCTGCACGCGGTGACCGCCACGACGAGCCTGCGTGCCGCGGCCACCCGGCTACGGCTGCACCATTCCACCCTCCAGGACCGGGTCGTCCAGGCCGAACACCTGCTCGGTTGGAGTCTGCGCGACCCGGACGGCCTGCTCCGTACCCATCTGGCCCTGGTGCTGCGGCGGTTGCACCGCAACCCGGTCAGCCGGTGA